GATCTGGTATATGTAAAGTAGTGTGAGAATGATCTACGGAGAGGATTTTACAGATTTGCCTGGAGAATACATTTCATGGATTGCGcatcattaaattttattcatagGACGAAGATCGCAACATCATCGGGATAGTAGAACAATTATGCTACTTATAGACCAAGTgacattttaattgtatttaattgtattttacgTCGAAACTAGTGACGACATTGACGACGCCGCTGATcaaatagataataaatactACGTTCAATTGGCATATAAGTGTAATGTGGTGTAGTTGTGAAGTTGGTTTTATCCCTagaaaattgacaataaattagACGGTAAAAACATTGAATAGTTAAGACTTGGGATTCGGACTTAAAAGACCATGTAATGACCAGATAGTTTAATCTGCCAATGAACCGCAATACGGAAACATTGTGTGACGTCAGTAAGTTCTGTGTAAATGCAGAGAGTAATGATAATATTCCATCCAttcagacaaaatattattatgacaTATTTCCTGACAATGATTGTAAAAAAGGATTTTATTCCGGCCATTAACCTTAGGAATGTTCTAGAAATAATATCACTGTATGAACATACAGCAGGGCTCAATGAAACATTCGTTTCACCTTGTGATTAGAACTTTCGAGCCCATTTGACtttcttttcaatttatatatcatttatgataATGCCTCTACCTCGGGCCCGACAGAAACATGCAAAGATTTTTGCTCCGATCATTTGATCGTattctaattaaaaaaacacgGACGGAATCCCAGAGACTTCCTAGATTGGTGGTAAAATGTATTTCGTACGATAATGTGATAAAGCACAAAACTGCATCGTTGCAAACAAAGTACATTAAAGGACGTTGGTGCAAAACGGCTTCTTCGCAACTGGGCTATTTACTGATCTTGGTAGTATACACAAGGTATGCGGGTAAAACAGATCAGTGAAAAGTGACATGCTCTTGCCAATTACAAGTGTTCATCACCTATAGCGGCAAATCCGTTGTCTAGTGGTAAGACACTTCACTGTTTTTCTCGTGTCTGCTAATGTATTATCCAAGAGCTCTAGTAGAATCTTGTAAAAACGTGGATACTATCGGGTCGCTACGTTCATGCTAATTGATAATATATGGATCCGACACGGCTCATTAGAAAACAAGTTGTATGTACGAATTATTCAGCAGTATTGTTATTGTCCTTTAGGGCTCATAAAGCTGTGTATAGTTGTTATATGATTTGTGTGTTTAACggatatttacaaatgtatttagGATTAGGGTTTTATGTTAGACCTTTGGATGCTTAATGCATGATGGATGTATTAGATTTCCCAGAAGACCGCTTTCCAATATgagtaaaaaaatactttacagCGGAAATGTAATGGTGTCCTCAGAGGAGATTTAAAAGTAGTACGTTTAATTTCTCTCGTATAagaatattgcaataaattgaataatgaaCACCTCGACACATTCCATTGTCATTCAAGTGTATGAAAAAAGCAGAGTATTACCAAGGCACGGGCTACCTGATATTGGAGGCATGTGGATCGGTATCCTGATGTATATGAACATTTCTCCAAGATGTTTTCCAATCTAAATTAAAGAGACCTAAAGGGCTTCCTACtgtagtttaaaaaaagtagATAAAGGGATTGGCTGGTCATACTATTGAGTTATTTTGCAGTTGACTAACCACATATTATCTTTATATCATATGTAGTATTATGAACATATTATGAACTcaacatataaaacatagttCAAGCTTCCTTCAATAACCACTTGGGTGCCAGCAAATCTAATATGCAAAATGATTACGTAAAATATGATACCGTCATGGCGATAATATCATCAATGCAAATTAATAATGCATATTCTGCTATGAGCAAACCACACCGATATCGCGCTAAGGGAATAAATTAATTTGGCGACAGGTTAAGTCGAATAAGAGTTTGATTAGTGAATAAGCCGGACACAGGAGTGTTTTTTCCGATTCAACACCCCCCcccacacgcacacgcacacgcacacacgcacgcacgcacacacgcacacacgcacacacacacacacacacactaaacaACACCACATTCTGGTGTCACATCTTGCTAACGgagaaataaatgttgttataacttgtagTTCTTCACGTaagtattgtttcaaaataaagcaTACTATAACACAGTTTTAACTTAATTAACAAGCTTACGAAGAAGATATTTTCTTGATGTAAAATTATTCACAGTTCATTTGCAAATACGTTTATATACCTTCACTACCTTTACTGAAGCCATAATGATTAAGCCGTGATGAGAAAGCTCGTTTCAATCTGGGATTGTTTTTACagatgagaaatgtaagaggctTCATTGACAAGTCTATCTGATTTGTTTCTCTTACTTGGCTTCAGCGAAGAACTAATGACAAGCATATAAATGTTCGATgcgaaaatatttatttcttcgGGACTTCCCAGGGTAGCGCAGTGACTAGGAGAATACGGCTGAGCATGCCAACACTGTTCAACGATCTCGACGGAACCAGCATGAGTAATGCAGATAAGCATCGGATGGCAAATTTATAACACGTGTTTTTGAAGAAAGGATAAACATTACACTATTTTGCTTTTACAATCAACTGGATATATATTAATttggtaaaacaatattttgtttgattccGTTATATCACAAAATCGTTTAGCTGGTATCGCGATAACACTTAGTCGTTCAGGCGGCTGCCAGTAAAATAGTCTTATAAGAAAAAACTGTCATACCTGCTGTGCTAGAAGCCTTCGTATTGATTTTAATAGTGTTCTGATTATTCTGCCTCAATATTGCTAAGTAATCTGAGATCTTAACTTGGTGTTTCGAATGACTGCGTGTCTAATTACCGGCGTAAAGTATCATCCTACAATGCACTATCGAGTGCTTTTAACGTGTTGAAGTTTTGAGACTTCAAAGTTATACAAAGTATAAATTCCAAACCATTCGGAGATAATATGTGTGAAAGGTATAGATACAAGTGGTAAGTGtagaattaattatattaaccTATCGCTGAACAACATCTTTATTATGAAAAAGAGCTGGTGGTTTGTGACAAAACGGATTATCATCAAGTTGTATCAgcaattttatttatctaagacaatattttactcatatatttttgtaagCTAATTGACAAAGTTTTCTTTCGGCTCTTTTGCACATTCGTCATGATTGCTCTCATATAAGCAATAAACTTGTTCAATTCTATTCAAAGTTGCAGTTCGCTTTAATGTACGAAAAAACATTCCTACATTCATTAAACCCTCActcgttattttttttaaaccagttCCGTTTTATCACAACAAGCGCATGATCCGTTTTAGCTCGTCCAGTTTGTATTGGTACCCTCATTCATCCTAGTAATGCTATCATTGTTTCAATGCACTGGTGATATGggtttaaattaatttcaataatgtgTGTGATGTTACGGTGGTGTTGacttgtattttgaaaatattcaaaatcaaaaccaaTACTTTGTAATGTTCTGTAATAGTTTTACAATTCGTAATTAAATGCAGGTTTAAATGCCCACCAAAGCGTTTACGCCTAGACGAAGTTTAAAAGTTTGCCAACGGAATAAGTGattaaatttctttatattaagCTTGCCGTAAAATCTTTTTAGGTAATTAAGGTTGCATTTACTTCATTGCATTCATTACGTAGAAAAAAACGTAGTTGCTTTTCCTGCGGAAATGTCTGCTACATGAAACACAtgagttttgttttatctttaaagtgtCAAGTTTTTATACATAGCGCTGTATTGGCAGGATTCGAACTGTTCTTGGCAAATGTATGTATGAGAATAGACGTGGAAGTGATGGTATTTCTCGAAACTTACTCTTTAGTTCTTGCCAATGTGAGGCAGACGAAACCATTGctgttataagtaattaaaataTACTAACACTAATTATGCCGTTATGAGTCAGACAATATTTGTTCCAAGAAAATATAAGTAGTGACGTACTTTCGTGCACGTCCGTCTCATTGTTATGAAGTTCGGACAAGGTCGTAATCTGGACTTAATTGGTTAATTAGGAACCATACCAAGCGCTTACtaacatcattgtttttttcGGTATTCAATTCGTCTTTGTAACTAAAAATAAGCTGAAAATGTGTTTATGGGTCCAAGTGTTGTTGCCATGATCAAATGCTCCGTAATTAGAAATGTTTCTTCAAGTGTAGATCCCCTAACATGTCCGATTCTATGAAATCTGGCGATGTAAATACGTAATAAACGTAATCTTGTCCTGAGGATTTAGAGAACATCATTTTTTGTCAAGTAATGAGAACATAAAAATAAGGAGAGTTCTAGCATTATTTGTAGTTGAACGAACTTTAGGTAAAGCAGAACTATGTACTTGCCAAAGTGTCCTCTGGATTGGAATTTTCTAGTGCTGTTTgagtttatttgtgttttgttttaacctATTTATACTTATTGCTTTCCACAATAAATTGAAAAAGGCAATTACGTAAATTGAAGGGAaaacatgttgacactaatatGGCCAGACATTTTATGGCATTAAAACGCTCTAAACATTTCAAAGGTACTTTAAAACCAATGGTGAAAATTCTTGGCGGTTTCCAGCCTGTTTCCATGATACACATCACCATGCAGCCATCACTCGCTCATTAAGTATGGCTCATGTTATTCACACTCATAGTTCGTGTCTAGTTACATGATCGGAAGAAATATCTTATCTAATAGATAGTATATCAAAGAAATTTGTGTTTATGAACTATCTTTGATATACCATCTTGAGGTTTTCTACATCctttcatttcagttttttaatatctttttttctcatataaataagattatcggattttatatttcatatttttatcaaaacattagaTAACAATGGAAAGTTACGACCTTTAATGTACGTGGGCTGATCATTTGTTTCTATATTACATAGCTttgaaacgaaagaaaatcatTCAAATCAAAATGCACAATGTCAATGAATTTCCGGTGAAATTAAATCCGATAACAATTtaaactcatacaaaatattacgGTTGCATTATTCTTTCATGATTGTATTATCAAGAATTGATTCTGTTATTAATTCAAAAGACTAGACCATTATCTGGTGCGTGCCTGTTGATTGATGGTTTAACTTGGTTgttcattttacataaatgtttcataacaataaacaaGGTACAGGGAAAATATTAGAGTGGATTAAAACTGAACATATTCTGTAATGATAAGGTATTAATGCTTCAAATCaaattacacataaatattttcaGAGGACACTCGTCTCCTGTACAAACCGGAAAAGTCGATGGACGCGGACGACGACCATTTGTCGGCATCAGTGGCCGGAAGTACGGACACATTGGCCACTGACGTCACCATTTATTCGGAAAAGCTGACCCAGCCCGAGGGATGCCTTGGAAAGACTAGAAGAGTTGCCCAGGCCGTGTACAAGGCGGCGCGGTCCCTGGTTGGGCTTATCATCATTCTTATAGCATACACTGCGCTCGGCGCCGCCATATTTATGGCCGTGGAATCATATcatgaacaaaaatacaaatcaaacattACGGATATTAGAAAGAATCTAATTTCTCAATTACTGCAGTCAGTGAATCAGGTCAAAGACGTGAACAAGTTCAGGGCGGACTCAAACAAGCTGTTAGTGGACTATGAATCGGCGATCCGGGAGGCGATTAAGAATGATGTGACCACGGACTCCACAGTAGAGGTGTGGACGTATTGGGGCAGCCTTTTCTTCGTATGGACTGTCTACACCACTATAGGTAATAAGTGTTCaggttattttatataaaaataattctcgCGCCTTGTACTGTCTTAAATTTTAGCATTTCGATACAAAGAACAAAATGATAGATAATACATGATTCCAATTCAATATTAGTTCTTTAATAAGAGACAGCATGTAATTGGATTTTTTAACGATAATTATATAAGGCAAATCCTTACAAACTGACATTCTTATTAGGATTTCAGGTTAAAGCATATTACttctaaaaaagtaaaaaaaaacatattactaTATCAAACAAGctatataacaattatatttgataCAATTGTAAGTTTTAGGGTTTTACTCATTCCAtattgtcaaaacataacgattaTGCATGAAGTGCACCCACAGTTCACAATGCAATAGTGTCGCCTGTCATAAGAAGCTTTGTTGATCTGAATAGGAtgcttttttacaaataaagcccgttttaatatatttaatgcttgttttttgcagttacatggtaaaatattaatacattttttatcaactatttcaaacataaaccacTTCTTTTTATAATAGGCCTTCGGTTTATCACCAACCCGTTTGGACATTtagggattagaagaatcccGTTTTGAACGTCTATTATTCTAGACTAGTACAGGACCCGCTAGTCAACTAGATTGTGGTGACGTCACGTTCCAAGTGTACAAGAAAATGTAATGAACATGTTTGCATCAATTATTTACTATCAAGCACTCAATAATTGCTAAACTAGTCATCTAAGTAATTACTGGatacaacataataaaaatatataaaaaaaatagtatacagAATGCGAAAGACATAAACTTTTTCAAACACCAGAACACGTTCAAAATGTGCTTATTCTATGTGCAGTAGAAATCCAAACTTACCAGTTTTACAGATACGAAACTAAGATATATCAAAGCGATATAGTTTCTACTTAGAAATATTTGATGCCGTTTTCTTATCTCGTTATGATATGAGATGCAAAACACCAGCTCTATATACAATAATGTAATTAGTCCTTTTGATTGTACATGTAGTGTATTCAAAGATGTATTTGATTGGGAAATAATATGTATACTTTCTCAGACAAGGCcgcatgtttttgttttcagttagaaaaatattttttctcgtttttttgttttttcgttACTTATGCATATTCGGATATTTAAGGGAGAAATAACTACCTTTTTtagattaacaaaataatttcctttatgttaattaatgttttttatcttGTTCATATAGTGCTAGCGATTGCTTTTAGCtttagttttaaattgaaatcatcTCCGTTCCTCTTTCCTACAAATGAATGCctgaaaaaatgaacaatttgaaaGGCTTTAGTTTTGTTATAATTCGTCAGCTTATGGTTGCTTTTTTAATATGCTGTGCCATATGCACAGCAAACATTGTCAATGACAACATTTAATAACTCACGTGTGGTATACGGGATTAGCATTGTAATTTATCCACACGCTTTACAGTCTACCTATTCGGTACAGTTCCAATATGAGATTTATGTATATACGAAAACATAGAAAACACCCTCACACATGATACAAATAATACCGTAGGCTTTCCGCTCATGTATAGAAGTTAAGCTTCTCGGGAATTGTAATATCTacttattaataacatttcttactcttttcttttgatattgtttctAACAAATTTATCATATTATAGAAACGTGGCATGAACAGGTTTGTTACAGATGAAAGCACAAACAATAAACCGAGAACGTTTTCAAATGCTCAAGGCATATCAGAACCAGTGCATATCCAAGTAATATCTACACTGTTTTCCTGCAAAATGTGCAAGCATTGAGCGAGATTACAAGTTAGACCGTGttttgaaacataattctgTTTCTCTCGTCgagttttattattaaaacgatatcaacaaaaaacaatgcaaaactTTCAGTAAGGCCTAAACAAATAGCATTATACGATGACGAGTgtctttttatcacatgatttttttctggtaataactaacaaaaaaaaaatacagtttcaGCTGCGCCTATGACGAGAAGAAAAATACCGCAAACTTAAAAGCAATGTTATTTTACGCGTAACATGCATTTCAGAAATGTAGTACCTTGAAgaatttaacacaaaatatatatccgatatttttaaatctatttaacagtataatgataattttatgtcattttcagagaaaaggataataaaatacgctcttATAATTCACCTTTCCTGActacaaattgtaaaaaaaaaaattgacggAGTAACCCAAATTCCCCATGCAAACTGTTTATGCCATACACTTTCgcttctgagggaggggcgcaaccTTTGGCATGcgtccctccctcagaaccgaaaggtACGTCttacgtcaattcctggatccgcttCGATTTTAAATACTGGAGGTCTTTAAAATATACTTcgagaaaaaaagaagaactactttttttctaatatatcGATCATGAACAATAGAAACAATCGTATGAATAAATTGCTGGAATAGTTTTATGAGTATTTTAAGATGAATGGTCTTTAGGGCGTTTCTTAGTtagattgaaaataattattagaatataaattatttttagacgGACACATTAGTGTTATCTCAGTTGAATACCATTTGAAATGTGTTCAGCATATGAAACAGAGAAAAAGTGGACTAAAGTAAAACGTGCTAATGaacacaaatattattttgaataacaatgcatttaaaaaatccGAAACACTCATGAACATGCGcaaatgttttccttttataaTGTGCCATTTTCAGACCAATCATCGTGCTACGGACACGTCTACCCGGTGTGTTAGTTCGCATGAGGGTGGGTGGGGGTAGGGTTACATTAACGTGTTTAAAAGGTTTATGTTATTGATGCTGATCACATTGTTACATTTTCGGCTTGCAGAAACTTCAATTTAGCTTCAACAGGGCGAGTGTTGGTGCGTGTCGCTTCTATCGGGCGAGCGTGTGTGCGTGTCGCATCAACCGGGCGAGGGTGTGTGCGTGTCGCTTCTTCCGGGCGAGTGTCGGTGTGTGTCGCATCTATCGAGCGAGCGTCGGTGCGTGTCGCTTCTACCGGGCGAGTGTCGGTGCGTGTCGCTTCTACCGGGCGAGTGTCGGTGCGTGTCGCTTCTACCGGGCGAGCATGTGTGCGTATCGCTTCTGCAGGGCATTGTTTGCCCTTAGAGCAGTAAATTATGAACACTGTTTAGgttatagttttgtttaaaataacaatgtgtTCTGTCTTCCAGGTTACGGGAACATCTATCCCGTAACGGGTATCGGGCGTGTGTTAACGATCGTGTATGCGAGTGTGGGGATCCCCCTGGCACTCTTACTGCTGGCGGAACTGGGGAAAGTGTTCACCCGCGGTCTTAAATACCTGTGGGCGTTCGTTAGGAGGTACTACTACACCGGCTACTTCCGGAAGGTCCGATCAACGCTGCAGAATAAATATCAGGTAGCACTGTTTGTCTTCTACTGatagtgttttttattaaaacgcTCAACGCATTGAATTAATTGTACGCTATGTCTAGAGGACCGTTTAGACTGTGTATATGCTACTAGTGTttgtataacattattttatatttaaaacacttatttccaACTACTTGTGACAATCAGGTTACGAAGGCTGACTTTAAGAAGACGAGAAGCTCCAGCGCACCTGCTCTCGTAGAACAGGCGCACGTTGAAGCAATAGAGACGGATAGCCTGAAGGCAAAGAGCCTCCAAAGTCTTGACGACGAGGCGGCCGCGTCCGCGGCAGGGCAGCGCAGTCGCAGTAGTTCCAAGGTGGTGTATGGGTACGAGGTGGACGATGAGTTTAACCTTCCAATCAGTATTGCGATTGGTATCTTGTTTGTGTACATCATGCTGGGAGCGACCATGTACACGATATGGGAGGACTGGACATTTATAGAGTCAttctattttgtatttgtgtcgCTTTCAACCATTGGCTTCGGTGATGTTTTACCTGCACATCAgaagttttttattatatcatccATATACATGTTTGTCGGGTTGTCATTGGTTTCTATGTGTATCAATGTCGCGATCGAGTTTTTCAACAGTATGTCCAAAAGGGCTAAGCAGAAAATGGGCGAGGCAAAAAGAAAGATAGGTGATAAAGTAAACCAGGCAAGCAAAAATGCGCGGGAAAAAGTATCAggtatgaaaaacaatatcaaagatgaAACA
The Mya arenaria isolate MELC-2E11 chromosome 12, ASM2691426v1 DNA segment above includes these coding regions:
- the LOC128211997 gene encoding uncoordinated protein 58-like isoform X2; the protein is MDADDDHLSASVAGSTDTLATDVTIYSEKLTQPEGCLGKTRRVAQAVYKAARSLVGLIIILIAYTALGAAIFMAVESYHEQKYKSNITDIRKNLISQLLQSVNQVKDVNKFRADSNKLLVDYESAIREAIKNDVTTDSTVEVWTYWGSLFFVWTVYTTIGYGNIYPVTGIGRVLTIVYASVGIPLALLLLAELGKVFTRGLKYLWAFVRRYYYTGYFRKVRSTLQNKYQVTKADFKKTRSSSAPALVEQAHVEAIETDSLKAKSLQSLDDEAAASAAGQRSRSSSKVVYGYEVDDEFNLPISIAIGILFVYIMLGATMYTIWEDWTFIESFYFVFVSLSTIGFGDVLPAHQKFFIISSIYMFVGLSLVSMCINVAIEFFNSMSKRAKQKMGEAKRKIGDKVNQASKNAREKVSGMKNNIKDETSRLRQKTDARLTNLRTNITDETSKFKHKTDKAFTGIKTNISNETTRFKKRADEKFRKRGSTPDGGSPANISREKVATVDIPEDIPAADDTYNSIGDVQSTTSENPISPKHRKECKKRAPTPPTSPPKSSTRSPTKSPTQTFASLGAFRISVKKDTK
- the LOC128211997 gene encoding uncoordinated protein 58-like isoform X1 → MFHNNKQEDTRLLYKPEKSMDADDDHLSASVAGSTDTLATDVTIYSEKLTQPEGCLGKTRRVAQAVYKAARSLVGLIIILIAYTALGAAIFMAVESYHEQKYKSNITDIRKNLISQLLQSVNQVKDVNKFRADSNKLLVDYESAIREAIKNDVTTDSTVEVWTYWGSLFFVWTVYTTIGYGNIYPVTGIGRVLTIVYASVGIPLALLLLAELGKVFTRGLKYLWAFVRRYYYTGYFRKVRSTLQNKYQVTKADFKKTRSSSAPALVEQAHVEAIETDSLKAKSLQSLDDEAAASAAGQRSRSSSKVVYGYEVDDEFNLPISIAIGILFVYIMLGATMYTIWEDWTFIESFYFVFVSLSTIGFGDVLPAHQKFFIISSIYMFVGLSLVSMCINVAIEFFNSMSKRAKQKMGEAKRKIGDKVNQASKNAREKVSGMKNNIKDETSRLRQKTDARLTNLRTNITDETSKFKHKTDKAFTGIKTNISNETTRFKKRADEKFRKRGSTPDGGSPANISREKVATVDIPEDIPAADDTYNSIGDVQSTTSENPISPKHRKECKKRAPTPPTSPPKSSTRSPTKSPTQTFASLGAFRISVKKDTK